Part of the Nostoc sp. ATCC 53789 genome, TAGATTGAAATAATTTTTGGTTTTCACCTAAATCAATTAGGTTTACTCCCTCCAGAGAGATTGTATTGCTAGGAATTTTTAAGACTTTGCTGATGATAGCGTTTCCTTCCTGAATATTTGCTTTCCAGTAGTTTACTGCTTGCAGCCATCCTCGCACGAATGCACGAACATCTTCAGGGCGATCGCGGATTATCTCACCGCGAAAGACAATCATATCTAAAATCAAGCCAGGGGTTTGTTTGCTGGTAAATAGGATATGTCCCCCTAATTTTCTCGCTTCAGAAAGATGGGGTTCCCAAGTGTGTCCGGCTTGAATAGTATTATTTTTCAGACGTTGAGGAACTTCTGAAGCCTCTGATTTTACTAAGTTCACATCATCGCTGGTTAAGTTGGCAGTTTTCAACATCTCAGTTACAAAAACTTCGCTAAAACCGCCTAGATTTGCACCCAGCTTTTTCGCTTTCAAGTCAGCAACGGTTTTAATTTGTGATTGGGCGACTACTACATCTGCTCCTGTTGATTCATCTACAACCATCACGCCTTGTATATCTGGATTTGTGGCGCTCAAGATGATAAAACTTCCCAAAGAATACATAGCACCATCATACTTACCCGCACTAAAATTTCCTTGTTCCAATTGGATGTATCGTTTATGAATAATTAGTTCCACATCTACCCCTTGGGCTTTGAAGAATCCTTTTTCTTGAGCAATGATGCCTGGATACTCCCCAACAAAATATCCAACTGGTATTTTCAAGGGAGGGCGTTTGAATTCGATTGGTGCCCTCTGACAAGCAAATAGCAAACAGGCCGTAATGATAAAAATACCAGCATATTTAAGTAGTTCAAACATAGAACATTTGATATTTTGTAATCATTGCCGAGCAAATATTCAACTAAATTAACTATCTGTTCAAATTCAAATTAATAGGTAATTTTTTTAAAATTGAATGAAAAAAGTTCTGATTTTATGAATTTATCTAATTGATTTTATGACAAGATTACTATTTGCTTCTAAAGCAGTCTCAGAAAAGTGATTAATCCTTTTTTGAAACATACAAATTGGGAGCATCCCAATGCAAACAAATCTACTAAGATAATGAGTCGTCATTGCGTTCGCCTCTGGCGTTCCCGAAGGTATGAAGCGTAGAGTCTTCTCTTCTCTTTCAGAGACCCTAATGCGAACGAGAGGCTTGTCTGCGACACGCTACGCGAATGGCATAGCTTCGCTTAACGCGGTAGCGTCTCGTAAGAGAAGCGGAATGTACTCTTTATAATTCAATTTACACTTTTGATTTAACTGCTGGCTGTGATGCTTGTAAAGTTTGGGGCAAACTCCAGTCGGGACGTAAACTGGCGGCGTTGCGTAAATAGATATGATGAATTGAGGCGGAGGCTGGCAGATAGGC contains:
- a CDS encoding ABC transporter substrate-binding protein, with protein sequence MFELLKYAGIFIITACLLFACQRAPIEFKRPPLKIPVGYFVGEYPGIIAQEKGFFKAQGVDVELIIHKRYIQLEQGNFSAGKYDGAMYSLGSFIILSATNPDIQGVMVVDESTGADVVVAQSQIKTVADLKAKKLGANLGGFSEVFVTEMLKTANLTSDDVNLVKSEASEVPQRLKNNTIQAGHTWEPHLSEARKLGGHILFTSKQTPGLILDMIVFRGEIIRDRPEDVRAFVRGWLQAVNYWKANIQEGNAIISKVLKIPSNTISLEGVNLIDLGENQKLFQSSSPNSIYKTAKIYADFFIRSGNVTRIPELKTLFNSSLLKPPS